A region of Deinococcus rubellus DNA encodes the following proteins:
- a CDS encoding alpha/beta hydrolase yields the protein MPFALFMPTAEQMFVLDVPADTPADAEFFLQTNLSGYAPARPEYRFVNGMLRAEFPLGALLTYKVTRGSAESEEGDQWGERRPERRTIVEGAATHHLRIESWQDLHSGAGRPSTLAAGIETLKVHNPELDDDFTVLVWTPPEYAGSTEHLPVLYLHDGQNVFDAATSFAGETWGADIAASQLAAEGLPCILVAVSVREKHRASDYVPFPIRHNDFKSTAPAYQTFLAQTLKPHIDARYRTRPERQHTAQAGSSFGGVASLYGTLSHPDVWGTCGVFSPSLWVQDGALMDFAGHHPTRELRLYVDMGTHEGLFVEDAAAAVRQTQWFAARSASFVHQVNLQIGMAHWHDEPAWRSRLPDFLRWWLTDLG from the coding sequence ATGCCCTTTGCCCTCTTCATGCCCACTGCCGAACAGATGTTCGTGCTGGACGTCCCAGCAGATACGCCCGCCGACGCCGAATTTTTCTTGCAGACCAATCTCTCCGGCTACGCGCCTGCCCGGCCGGAGTACCGCTTTGTGAATGGGATGCTGCGGGCCGAATTTCCGCTGGGAGCACTGTTGACTTACAAGGTCACACGGGGCAGCGCTGAGAGCGAGGAAGGCGATCAATGGGGTGAACGCAGGCCGGAGCGCCGCACAATCGTCGAGGGCGCGGCCACCCACCATCTCAGGATTGAGAGTTGGCAGGACTTGCACAGCGGCGCGGGCCGACCGTCCACGCTCGCGGCGGGCATCGAAACACTGAAGGTTCACAACCCAGAGCTAGACGACGACTTCACGGTGCTGGTCTGGACGCCGCCGGAGTACGCCGGGAGCACCGAGCATCTGCCCGTTCTGTACCTGCACGACGGGCAGAATGTCTTTGACGCGGCGACCAGTTTCGCAGGTGAAACGTGGGGGGCGGATATTGCAGCAAGCCAGCTGGCAGCTGAGGGTTTACCTTGCATCCTGGTGGCTGTATCGGTCAGAGAGAAGCACCGGGCCAGCGATTACGTTCCGTTTCCAATTCGGCACAACGACTTCAAGTCCACCGCACCCGCCTACCAGACCTTTCTGGCCCAGACGCTCAAACCGCACATAGATGCCCGCTACCGCACCCGCCCAGAACGGCAGCACACCGCGCAGGCGGGCAGCAGCTTTGGCGGCGTGGCCTCGCTCTACGGCACGCTGAGCCACCCGGACGTGTGGGGCACTTGCGGCGTGTTCAGCCCCAGCCTGTGGGTGCAGGACGGCGCACTGATGGACTTCGCCGGGCATCACCCCACGCGTGAACTGCGCTTGTATGTGGACATGGGCACGCACGAGGGCCTGTTCGTGGAGGACGCTGCCGCCGCCGTCCGGCAAACGCAGTGGTTCGCCGCCCGCAGCGCTTCCTTCGTGCACCAGGTTAATTTGCAGATCGGGATGGCCCACTGGCACGACGAACCGGCGTGGCGCTCCCGGCTGCCAGACTTTCTGCGCTGGTGGCTCACAGACCTGGGCTAG
- a CDS encoding L-glutamate gamma-semialdehyde dehydrogenase produces MTSTLSQGFLPFEHEPYHNFKDETVAAEQRAAFADVRKKYVGQVFPLLIDGQEVTGGETFTVHNPANGEALWQFQNATAGQRDAAIQAAKTAFESWQHSDPFQRASIFKRAAELLRARRLEFNAVMTLENGKNWAEADGEVAESVDHFEVFARETLRWAEGKPVYPMPDEHVTTHYEPLGVVVTISPWNFPSAIPLGMGLGALAAGNTVIWKPASETPLSSWLMVELLFEAGLPRAAIQFLTGQDDVLGDPLVDHKDVRMIAFTGSREIGCRIYERAAKVQPGQKWLKRVMAEMGGKDATVVCADADLDAAATGIAQAAFGYSGQKCSACSRAIVEESVYDEVLEKVLAHARKLKAGLPEDDADYGPVIHVGSAERIRGYVDAGKASATLLLGGEWEGDKVPPTIFGDVASTDPLFQEEIFGPVLSFTRARDWQHAIELANDSDYGLTGSFYSRDPAKISEARRRFHVGNLYVNRKCTGALSGTHAFGGYGMSGTNAKVGGPDYLFWFLQTKTTAQRY; encoded by the coding sequence GTGACCAGCACCCTCAGCCAGGGCTTTTTGCCGTTCGAGCACGAGCCGTACCACAACTTCAAAGACGAAACGGTGGCCGCCGAACAGCGTGCCGCCTTTGCCGATGTGCGCAAAAAGTACGTCGGACAAGTTTTTCCGCTGCTGATCGACGGGCAAGAAGTGACGGGCGGCGAGACATTCACCGTACACAATCCAGCCAACGGAGAAGCCCTCTGGCAATTCCAGAACGCCACCGCCGGGCAGCGCGACGCGGCCATCCAGGCGGCCAAAACCGCGTTTGAAAGCTGGCAGCACTCCGACCCGTTTCAGCGTGCCAGCATTTTCAAGCGGGCGGCGGAATTGCTGCGGGCCAGACGCCTGGAATTCAATGCCGTGATGACCCTGGAAAACGGCAAGAACTGGGCTGAGGCCGACGGCGAGGTGGCCGAGAGCGTGGATCACTTCGAGGTGTTCGCCCGCGAAACCCTGCGCTGGGCCGAGGGCAAACCTGTCTACCCGATGCCGGACGAGCACGTCACGACGCACTATGAGCCGCTGGGCGTGGTCGTCACCATCAGCCCCTGGAACTTTCCAAGCGCCATTCCGCTGGGCATGGGCCTGGGCGCACTGGCAGCGGGCAACACGGTCATCTGGAAGCCTGCCAGCGAGACCCCGCTGAGCAGCTGGCTGATGGTGGAGCTGCTGTTCGAGGCTGGATTGCCGCGCGCCGCCATTCAGTTTCTGACCGGCCAGGACGACGTGCTGGGCGACCCTCTCGTCGATCATAAAGACGTGCGGATGATCGCCTTCACCGGCAGCCGCGAGATCGGGTGCCGCATCTATGAGCGGGCCGCCAAAGTCCAGCCAGGGCAGAAGTGGCTCAAGCGGGTCATGGCCGAGATGGGCGGTAAGGACGCCACGGTGGTCTGCGCCGACGCCGATCTGGACGCCGCCGCCACCGGGATCGCGCAGGCCGCCTTCGGTTACTCGGGCCAGAAGTGCAGCGCCTGTAGCCGCGCCATCGTGGAGGAGAGCGTCTACGACGAGGTGCTGGAGAAGGTGCTGGCCCACGCCCGGAAGCTGAAAGCGGGATTACCGGAAGACGACGCCGATTACGGCCCGGTCATTCACGTGGGCAGCGCCGAGCGCATCCGGGGCTACGTGGATGCGGGCAAAGCGTCGGCCACGTTGCTGCTGGGCGGCGAGTGGGAGGGCGACAAGGTGCCGCCGACCATCTTCGGAGACGTGGCGAGCACCGACCCGCTGTTTCAGGAAGAGATTTTCGGCCCGGTGCTGAGCTTCACGCGGGCGCGGGACTGGCAGCACGCCATCGAACTCGCCAACGACTCGGACTACGGCCTGACCGGGAGTTTCTACAGCCGTGACCCGGCCAAGATCAGCGAGGCCCGCCGCCGCTTTCACGTCGGCAACCTGTATGTCAACCGCAAATGCACCGGGGCGCTGTCGGGCACCCACGCCTTCGGCGGCTACGGCATGAGCGGCACCAACGCCAAGGTCGGCGGGCCGGATTACCTGTTCTGGTTTTTGCAGACCAAAACGACGGCGCAGCGCTACTGA
- a CDS encoding DUF4180 domain-containing protein, which translates to MTAQPNIKSMGELGLRVDTLADIPDLIGTAFSVDGLILTEADLGPEFFRLGSGVAGELFQKFVNYRIPVALVLEDFSAYGERFSELAYEHSRHPAVRFVTSEAAARAWLGRRLSQ; encoded by the coding sequence ATGACAGCTCAACCGAACATCAAAAGTATGGGCGAACTGGGGTTGCGGGTAGACACGCTGGCCGACATACCTGATCTGATCGGCACGGCCTTCAGCGTGGACGGTCTGATCCTGACGGAAGCCGACCTCGGCCCCGAGTTCTTCCGGCTGGGCAGCGGCGTGGCGGGTGAGCTGTTTCAGAAGTTTGTCAACTACCGCATCCCGGTGGCGCTGGTGCTGGAAGATTTCTCGGCTTATGGCGAGCGCTTCTCCGAACTCGCCTACGAGCATTCGCGTCACCCGGCAGTGCGCTTCGTGACCTCGGAGGCGGCGGCGCGGGCGTGGCTGGGCCGCCGCCTCTCTCAGTAG
- a CDS encoding DinB family protein: MTTPPPVSTLARLLPRLYRGGQAYVGVEATLSGLTAAQAVTVPNGVPHSVANLLAHINWWNRWMLDIIETGAPVPYPKHANETWPTTKAESWDNLKTEFYDLLSRIDGHAARPDLQNPVNHDETIGELLADFALHTAHHFGQIIVVRQLIGAWPPPGGGDTW; the protein is encoded by the coding sequence ATGACCACTCCCCCACCCGTCTCCACCCTCGCCCGACTGCTGCCGCGCCTCTACCGGGGCGGTCAGGCCTACGTGGGCGTCGAAGCCACCTTATCGGGCCTGACGGCGGCCCAGGCCGTGACCGTGCCGAATGGTGTGCCGCACAGCGTCGCGAACCTGCTGGCGCACATCAACTGGTGGAACCGCTGGATGCTGGACATCATCGAGACTGGCGCGCCCGTGCCGTATCCCAAGCACGCCAACGAAACCTGGCCCACCACGAAGGCTGAGAGCTGGGACAACCTCAAGACCGAGTTCTACGACCTGCTCAGCCGCATCGACGGCCACGCGGCGCGGCCCGACCTCCAGAATCCGGTCAACCACGACGAGACCATCGGGGAGTTGCTGGCCGACTTCGCCCTGCACACCGCCCACCACTTCGGGCAGATCATCGTGGTACGCCAGCTCATCGGGGCCTGGCCCCCACCAGGAGGAGGTGACACATGGTGA
- a CDS encoding endonuclease V codes for MTLPELACTDVDYHPDGSARTAALLFGNWSDAREARAILHTSPQVAAYQPRAFYLRELPCLLAALEPLADQLEVVIIDGYVTLDAAGRPGLGWHLFRALGQRVAVIGVAKTAFQGSAHALPVERGQSQRPLFVTAAGLEPAQAASFIRQMAGPHRLPTLLKRVDQACRAAP; via the coding sequence GTGACATTGCCGGAGCTGGCCTGCACTGACGTGGATTACCACCCGGACGGCAGCGCCCGCACCGCCGCCCTGCTGTTCGGCAACTGGTCAGACGCACGGGAAGCCAGGGCAATCCTTCACACCTCGCCGCAGGTGGCCGCTTACCAGCCGAGGGCTTTCTATCTGCGCGAACTGCCCTGTCTACTGGCCGCGCTGGAACCGCTGGCAGACCAGCTTGAAGTTGTCATTATCGACGGTTACGTGACCCTGGACGCTGCCGGACGGCCCGGTCTGGGCTGGCATCTGTTCAGGGCGCTGGGGCAGCGGGTGGCGGTGATCGGGGTCGCCAAAACTGCCTTTCAGGGTTCGGCCCACGCCCTGCCGGTGGAGCGGGGGCAGAGTCAGCGCCCGCTGTTCGTCACGGCGGCTGGGCTCGAACCAGCCCAGGCCGCAAGCTTTATTCGGCAGATGGCCGGGCCACACCGCCTGCCCACGCTCCTCAAACGGGTGGACCAGGCGTGCCGGGCCGCGCCCTGA
- a CDS encoding transposase translates to MTTDTDGNLLGCRVTTANVDDREGLKLVLNTFKADAPFVKKLYLDGGYGGGPFKAWAKTTTGIEVEVVRRPDEGITLIGGIAQLPTNTPTEEQFRLAAEMARRGEKGFKVVRKRWVVERTFAWLLTFRRLKVDYEECMPISEGFIYAAGSCILLNRLCA, encoded by the coding sequence ATCACGACGGATACGGACGGCAACCTGCTCGGTTGCCGCGTGACGACCGCGAACGTTGATGACCGTGAAGGTCTCAAGCTCGTCCTCAATACGTTCAAAGCGGACGCACCCTTCGTCAAAAAGCTCTACCTGGACGGAGGATACGGGGGTGGGCCTTTTAAAGCCTGGGCGAAAACCACCACTGGGATTGAGGTTGAAGTGGTTCGTCGCCCCGATGAGGGCATCACCCTCATCGGGGGCATCGCCCAGTTGCCCACCAACACACCGACTGAAGAGCAGTTTCGATTGGCTGCGGAGATGGCACGGCGAGGCGAGAAGGGGTTCAAGGTGGTTCGCAAACGCTGGGTGGTGGAGCGAACCTTTGCCTGGCTCCTCACCTTCAGACGACTGAAGGTGGATTACGAGGAGTGTATGCCAATCTCCGAGGGCTTCATTTATGCGGCTGGGAGCTGTATTTTACTGAATAGGTTGTGCGCTTGA
- a CDS encoding aminotransferase family protein — protein sequence MVKPTPLEAASSVFYRSSKTYPVAVRAEGPYLWDAAGKQYLDGSSGALVANIGQGRGEVAEAMAGQARTLAFVHGSQFSSPVLEEYAARLTQFCGLPEFRLWAVSGGSEATESAIKLARQVQVERGQPGRFKIVTRRPSYHGASLGSLAASGMGARRELYTPLMNESAWPKMPKPDTSLSGEADAARLRTVLESEGPETVAAFMAEPVVGASDAALSPNAGYYQRIRQICDEFGVLLISDEVMSGMGRCGSPLALELWHTRADITVLGKGLAAGYAPLAGVLASPEVYAAVMAGSGAFKHGFTYAGHPISLAAGLSVLDILEREQLTARASELGARLLAGLRELQTRFPHILTVRGTGLMLGLVLGDPQTKQSFETPGLAARLGAAAFEAGLIVYPGSGADDSVRGDHLLLGPPLSLTDAQAGELLGKLERAFAAVLGQSTLNSK from the coding sequence ATGGTGAAGCCAACTCCTCTAGAAGCCGCGTCCAGCGTCTTTTATCGTTCATCCAAAACCTATCCCGTCGCCGTGCGGGCCGAGGGACCCTATCTGTGGGACGCGGCGGGCAAGCAGTACCTCGACGGCTCGTCGGGCGCACTCGTCGCCAACATCGGCCAGGGACGCGGGGAGGTGGCGGAGGCGATGGCCGGGCAGGCGCGGACGCTGGCCTTCGTTCACGGCTCGCAGTTTTCCAGCCCGGTGCTGGAGGAATACGCGGCGCGGCTCACCCAGTTCTGCGGGTTGCCGGAGTTTCGGTTGTGGGCGGTGTCGGGCGGCTCCGAGGCCACCGAGAGCGCCATCAAGCTGGCCCGGCAAGTTCAGGTGGAGCGCGGCCAGCCGGGGCGCTTCAAGATCGTCACCCGGCGGCCCAGCTACCACGGAGCCAGCCTGGGCAGCCTGGCGGCCAGCGGCATGGGGGCGCGGCGCGAACTGTATACCCCGCTGATGAATGAAAGTGCCTGGCCGAAGATGCCCAAACCTGACACCAGTTTGAGTGGTGAAGCCGACGCTGCGCGCCTGCGGACCGTGCTGGAAAGCGAAGGGCCGGAAACGGTGGCCGCCTTCATGGCCGAACCGGTGGTGGGCGCGTCCGACGCGGCACTCTCGCCCAACGCCGGGTACTACCAACGCATTCGGCAAATCTGCGACGAGTTTGGCGTGCTGCTGATCAGCGACGAGGTCATGAGCGGCATGGGCCGCTGCGGCTCACCGCTGGCGCTGGAGTTGTGGCACACCCGCGCCGACATCACGGTGTTGGGCAAGGGACTGGCCGCCGGGTACGCGCCGCTGGCCGGGGTGCTGGCATCACCGGAGGTGTACGCCGCAGTGATGGCCGGCTCGGGGGCCTTCAAGCACGGCTTTACCTACGCCGGGCATCCGATCAGCCTGGCGGCGGGCCTGAGCGTGCTGGACATTCTGGAGCGTGAGCAGCTGACGGCGCGGGCGAGCGAACTCGGCGCACGGCTACTCGCGGGCCTGCGCGAGTTGCAAACCCGCTTTCCCCACATCCTGACGGTGCGCGGCACGGGCCTGATGCTGGGTCTGGTGCTGGGCGACCCGCAAACCAAGCAGAGCTTCGAGACGCCGGGACTGGCCGCCCGACTCGGCGCAGCGGCCTTTGAGGCAGGCCTGATCGTTTACCCCGGCAGCGGCGCAGACGACAGCGTGCGCGGCGACCACCTGCTGCTCGGGCCGCCGCTGAGCCTCACCGACGCTCAGGCCGGAGAGCTGCTCGGCAAGCTGGAGCGGGCCTTTGCAGCGGTGCTGGGGCAATCCACGCTCAACTCGAAATAA
- a CDS encoding Lrp/AsnC family transcriptional regulator, whose translation MKVFGSALDSLDQRILQEVQEDARLSMRELGRRVGLSAPAVTERVRRLEDSGVILGYGAKVASKPLGRAITAFVGVQGSGKRDPELVRWAQNNDGVLECHSVTGDNSCILKVALPDVAALEQLLGDLIQMGFTCDTSIVLSTPLEGKRLTLPK comes from the coding sequence GTGAAGGTCTTTGGCAGCGCCCTCGATTCGCTCGACCAGCGGATTTTGCAGGAAGTGCAGGAAGACGCCCGGCTCTCGATGCGTGAACTGGGGCGGCGGGTCGGGCTGTCGGCCCCCGCCGTCACCGAGCGGGTGCGGCGGCTGGAAGACAGCGGCGTGATCCTGGGCTACGGCGCGAAGGTGGCGAGCAAGCCGCTGGGCCGCGCCATCACCGCCTTCGTGGGGGTGCAGGGCAGCGGCAAGCGCGACCCCGAACTCGTTCGCTGGGCGCAAAACAACGACGGCGTGCTGGAATGCCACTCGGTCACGGGCGACAACTCCTGCATCCTCAAGGTGGCCTTGCCGGATGTGGCGGCACTGGAGCAGTTGCTGGGTGACCTGATCCAGATGGGCTTTACCTGCGACACTTCCATCGTGCTGAGCACTCCGCTGGAAGGCAAACGCCTGACGCTGCCCAAGTGA
- a CDS encoding IS5 family transposase — translation MDRPLYPSDLTDAQWKLIEPLLPPIGESTFCETVPRREIVNGIRYVLRGGVQWRMMPHDLPKWETVYYHHNLWSKTGVWKAINAALVKIERERKGRKAQPSAAVGDSQSVKTTQKKGIAAGTATKRSKAASATSRRIRTATCSVAA, via the coding sequence ATGGATCGTCCGCTTTATCCCAGCGACCTCACAGATGCCCAGTGGAAACTCATTGAACCACTTTTGCCGCCGATAGGCGAGAGCACCTTCTGTGAAACCGTTCCCAGACGGGAAATCGTCAACGGGATTCGGTACGTTCTGCGAGGCGGCGTCCAGTGGCGAATGATGCCCCACGATCTGCCCAAGTGGGAAACGGTGTACTACCACCACAATCTCTGGTCGAAAACAGGCGTGTGGAAGGCCATCAATGCAGCGTTGGTGAAGATCGAGCGTGAACGCAAAGGGCGGAAGGCTCAGCCTTCCGCCGCTGTCGGTGATTCCCAGAGCGTCAAGACGACGCAAAAAAAGGGGATCGCGGCTGGGACGGCAACAAAAAGGTCAAAGGCCGCAAGCGCCACATCACGACGGATACGGACGGCAACCTGCTCGGTTGCCGCGTGA